The Streptomyces sp. NBC_01439 genome contains the following window.
TGCCTCCTACCGTGACCGGGACGGGGGACGACGGGGGATCGGCGACCCGGTGAAGCGATGCGTGAAGCGGCGGGGCTCGGGGGGATCGAGCCTCGCCGTTTCGCGTCCGCGGGTCCGGGGGATCGTGCGGTGGCCCGCGGCGCGTGGGCGGGCCTCAGCTGGCCGGGCGGGCCTCACCTCGCAGGGCGGGCCTCACATGGCCGAGCGGGCGAGGTCGAGCAGGCCCGCGCGCATCCGCTGTTCGCCGAGCTCCGGCAGGAGTGCGGCGACGTGCTCGGCCGCCAGGGCGGCGAGCAGGGCGTGGGCGGCGTGGTCGGGGTCGGGTGCGGTGGAGAGCAGGATCGCCACGTGCCGGTGCCAGAACCGGTAGGCCCCGATCCTGTACCGGGCTCCGGGAGCGGCGGTCTCCGACATCCGGACCAGTGCCAGGTGCTCCAGCAGGTAGTCGAAGTAGGCGTCGACGAAAGCGGCCAGGCGCTCGTCGGCCGGGGCCCCGGGGCCGAGCGGGGGCGGCCCGGACAGGACCGCCTCCTGCAGTACGCGCTCGCGGGCGTCCAGTAGCGCGGTGGCGAGCCCCGACTTGTCGCCGAACCGGCGGAACAGGGTGCCCTTGCCGACTCCGGCGGCCGCGGCCACCTGGTCCATGGACACCGTCTCGACGCCCTGTTCGGCGAACAGCCTGGCGGCCGCCTCCAGTACCGCGGCCCGGTTCCGGGCGGCGTCCGCACGCTCCTTGGGCGGCGGCGTCCGCAGGAGTTCCAGCGGCACTAGCGAACCGGACCGCAGTCCGTTACTGTCGTGAGCCATAAGTGGACTGTAGTCCGATTCCTTTGGAGGCAGTGGCATGACCGTACTCATCACACGTGACGAACTGGCGGCGGCGATCGAGGGCGGCGCCGTGACCGTCGTCGACACGCTCGGCGGCGAATACTACGCGCGGCAGCACCTGCCCGGCGCCCTGGCGCTGGCCCCGGTCGACGTCGACGCCCAGGCGCCCACCGTGCTCCCCGACCGCGACGCCGCCATCGTCACCTACTGCTCCAACCCCGCGTGCCCCAACAGCGGACAGGTCGCCGACCGGCTCACCGCCCTCGGCTACACCGACGTCCGCAAGTACCGCGAGGGCATCCAGGACTGGGTCGAGGCCGGCCTCCCCACCGAAACCGCCTGACGTCCCTCCCCGGGGCGAAGACTCCCCACGGAGTCTTCGCCCTGCCGCTCCGGGCCCCGCTCAGCCGCGGCCCCTCAGCGGGAGCCGGAGGCGGGCGACGGTCAGGCGGGCGGCGGTCAGGCGGGCCGACACCGCCGAGGTGACCGCGGACCAACGGGCCGAGAGGGCCCAGGAAATGCGGGCCGCCGAGCGCGGCAGCAGCAGGGCCCGCAGCCGGGGAAGCCGGTCCGCGGACGCCAGCAGGCCCGTACGGGCCAGCAGTACGTCGTCCGCCAACTCCGGGTACGACACCTCCGCGCCGGGGGGCGCGTACAGGGTCCGTTCCACCGCACCGGCGACCCGGTGCACGGCCGCCGCGGGTTCCGGCTCCAGACGGCCCAGGTCCACGATCCGGCTCGCCGTCCGGCGCGGGGACAGCGCCCCGTCCGGAACCACACCCGCGTCCCAGGCGGTGTCGCCCAGTTCCCGCCAGGCCGTCAGGACCTCCCCGGTCGCCAGGCGCCGGGCCCGCAGCCGGGTCCGCCACAGCAGCGGGAGCAGGGGCAGGCCCAGCACCGCCGCCGCGAGCGCCACCCAGCCGAGGACCGTCGTCAC
Protein-coding sequences here:
- a CDS encoding TetR/AcrR family transcriptional regulator codes for the protein MAHDSNGLRSGSLVPLELLRTPPPKERADAARNRAAVLEAAARLFAEQGVETVSMDQVAAAAGVGKGTLFRRFGDKSGLATALLDARERVLQEAVLSGPPPLGPGAPADERLAAFVDAYFDYLLEHLALVRMSETAAPGARYRIGAYRFWHRHVAILLSTAPDPDHAAHALLAALAAEHVAALLPELGEQRMRAGLLDLARSAM
- a CDS encoding rhodanese-like domain-containing protein, with the protein product MTVLITRDELAAAIEGGAVTVVDTLGGEYYARQHLPGALALAPVDVDAQAPTVLPDRDAAIVTYCSNPACPNSGQVADRLTALGYTDVRKYREGIQDWVEAGLPTETA